GCAATTGGCCAGAAGGCAATTCGATTGAAAGTGGGTGGGTTTCGACCCGTCGATAAGCCACAGGCATCGTGGTTTGGTAAGGTGTTGTTGGCAGGCGTTGATGAACAATGGCCGATGTCGAATGGAAAGCCTATGCGGGCCATCTGTCAGATCAATCTACAGGAATTTCCAGTTAAACCGGAATCGGTTCAGGATCTGGCGTTTATAACCTTATTCATCGACGCTGATGAAATCCCTAACCCCACCGATAAAAACGGAATGAGCTGGTGCCTGCGAACTTATCCATCCCTTGATGAATTGGTGCCACTTACTCAGGCTAATGCTACCAGTGGACCGGGGATTAAACCGCTTCAGATGATCCCTGAAGTTATTGAGATTGATTATCCAATGCTGGAAGATTGCCCGGTTCCGATTCCATCCTGGCTGAATGACGATGAGTACCCTGAACGATATCGTACTGTAGATGGAATTAAGTTCGGCGGATGGCCGACCCTGATTCAGGGTGAGATCGTTTGGGAAGCCAATGCGCAAATGCAGCCACAATTTGCTTTTCAGATCGACAGTGTAGAAAAGGCCCGCTGGTGGTGGGGCGACAATGGGGTAGCTTATTTTGGCCGCTGTCTGGAAAATACCGACGAATGGTCGTTTTCGTGGCAATGTTTTTAAAAGGTTAGGGTTTCAGACTGGCTACAATGTGATTTAGCCAGCCTGAAACCCTAACTGTAACACTATCCGCTACAAAACGGAATTAATACCCAATGACGCTGCCAGACGTCGATTCGTTCGATAGACCTGTCATGCCACGGCTTGAGTCAGCATAACGGGTGCCATCTGGGTTCACAATGCTATCGCTGGTACTGTCCCGATCCGAATAGTTGCTGGACGAATTCCAATCGGAATTGTTATCATTCGATTCACCAGCAGCCCGGTTGTTGACGAACGATTCGGCCAGCGTGGTCAGTTTCTTGTCCGCATTTTTCTCTTCGTCCAGGGTTTGCTGAAGCAGACGAGCCGCTTCATGATAGCCTAATACCTGGGCCAGCGTTACGGCCGAGCCATACGATGCAATTTCGTGATGCTCAACCTTCTGACCGGCAATGATTAATCCGGCATCGCGGGTTAATGAACCGGAGTCCGTATTAGATACTACACGGTGGGCATCATCGACCAGACCGTCTATTGCGTTGCAGGTGCCTTCGTCGGCATCAATGCCCATGCTACTGAATACCTGTTCCAGCCGGGCTACCTGATTACGCGTTTCCTGCTGATGTTGCAGAAACGCGTTCCGAACCTCATCCGTTGTAGAAGCATCGGCCTGTTCGCCCAAAGCGTTGACAGCCTGCTTTTCAGCGTAATAAATATCCTGAAGCTCAGTAATGAACAGACTTTTCAGACCTTCCTGTGTTTCGGTGTCCGTTCCTCCAAAAAAATTGGCGATGCGTTCTCCAAATGTTGCCATGATTCTGATGTTTTGTGATTAGTACTTGTTAAAACGTTATCCTGAATTGCCAATTTCGGGCCAACTGCTGAGACTCTGTAGGTTACCTGTTTTCTCAATATTATCAGTGTTTCTATTTTTCTACAGAATAAGTAGATTATTACACATGAAATAATCTACATTATTTTCGAAGAGTTGTGTTTTACGTAGCGTCCCCGTCTACGATTGAAACCGGATTATCGCTAGTTCACTTCGCTGTTTTATCATTCCGTCTGGGTTCGGCATGGGACATTCCCTACCGAATTTCAATTTTGTAGCACCAGATCGGGCTTCTCAATGGCCGAAACTGGTCAGACGAACAGATAAACAACAACACAATGAAACGGCTATTTAAAAAATTGATCACGAGACCCGTCCGTCCAACAAAGCGTCGGATCTTGGTGGTACGTCAACAGGCTTGGTGGGGACATGAATAATTCCCATCAGGCCTGGCTAACCGAATGGGTGTAAAATGAACGCATAGTTGCAGTTAGTCAGGGATGGCGTCTATCTTTGACGGTATTTATAGGGTATGCGATCCGACAAAGTCTCGCTTAGTGATATTGCCCGCTTGGCCGGTGTATCTACCGCCCTGGTCTCGTACGTATTGAGTGGCAAGGAAAAAGAGGGCCGGGTAGGGCAGGAGATTGCCGCGAAGATTCGGGCCATTGCCAAAGAACTGAACTATCAGCCAAACCTGTTGGCTAAAAGCCTTCGGAAAGGA
This window of the Spirosoma aerolatum genome carries:
- a CDS encoding DUF1963 domain-containing protein, which gives rise to MTQKAFREAIGQKAIRLKVGGFRPVDKPQASWFGKVLLAGVDEQWPMSNGKPMRAICQINLQEFPVKPESVQDLAFITLFIDADEIPNPTDKNGMSWCLRTYPSLDELVPLTQANATSGPGIKPLQMIPEVIEIDYPMLEDCPVPIPSWLNDDEYPERYRTVDGIKFGGWPTLIQGEIVWEANAQMQPQFAFQIDSVEKARWWWGDNGVAYFGRCLENTDEWSFSWQCF
- a CDS encoding YciE/YciF ferroxidase family protein translates to MATFGERIANFFGGTDTETQEGLKSLFITELQDIYYAEKQAVNALGEQADASTTDEVRNAFLQHQQETRNQVARLEQVFSSMGIDADEGTCNAIDGLVDDAHRVVSNTDSGSLTRDAGLIIAGQKVEHHEIASYGSAVTLAQVLGYHEAARLLQQTLDEEKNADKKLTTLAESFVNNRAAGESNDNNSDWNSSSNYSDRDSTSDSIVNPDGTRYADSSRGMTGLSNESTSGSVIGY